Genomic segment of Vulpes lagopus strain Blue_001 chromosome 7, ASM1834538v1, whole genome shotgun sequence:
TCATCAGCCACTTTCTCTTGCGCATCATCCTCTGTGATCTCATACCGGCCTTTATAGTTCATTTCTAGTCTGTCCCCTAGTCTGTCTTTGACAGGTCGTTTCCGTTTGAGATGACCTTGcccattttcctcttcctttgatCCCATTTTTTTGCCACCATGCATATATTCATCCAGCTCTTTGTCTAACTCTTTTGTATGTTCTTGAGATTCCCTCTTAAGTTTCTTAGCAAGCAAATAATTGTAAGTCTCAGATTGTCTGCTTTTGTCAATAGTACCCTCCATTCCCAAGATACCAAGTTCAGTAGCCACTGCATCTTGATTCTGTTCTTGTAGCACAGCACCCCATATATTGTTAACTTTCTTTCCTCCAGGAACAAGAGGTTTCTGGCTGCTCTGGCCAAACTGAAAAGGCTCTGGCTTTGGAGGAGGGTTAAAACATTTCTGTCGCTTGCGCTTCCAAAGGGAGCTATCATCATCTGAATCAGAAAAACTCTCTTCACTTGAATCCACGCTTTTAACAGTTCGATAATGTGATACTGGTACACATGGTGTTGCAGTACCCTGGAAGGGTCTCACGGTGCTGTCTCCACCTAGTGTTTTctgtaaatgaaaggaaatacagTAAATTCCAAGAAACACATTAACTCCACCTACCACgtgctattttatttaaaaaaaaaaaaaaattatttaaggattCATCTGGACCACCAAAGCAGAACAATCCTCAATGAATCCCTGAAACCAATCCAgtccctacttttctttttttttttttttaaagatttttttttttatttatttattcttgagagatagaaggagagacagagccagagacacaggcagagggagaagcaggctccatgcaccgggagcccgacgtgggattcgatcccgggtctccaggatcgcgccctgggccaaaggcaggcgccaaaccgctgcgccacccagggatccccagtccctACTTTTCTAAAGTTCCACATGGAATTTGCCATTTCAAAACCACAAATTCTTATTTCTAAAGTGAATACAGAACTTAGTTCTAAAGCCTCTTTCTAAAAACTTACCAAAGGTCTTAATTCCCACGTCAGAATATTTTCAGTTATTGTCAGAATATTTGAAAACGACATGCACAGTAGCTGTTAGTAgcagttgtgaaaattaaaaaaggaacgTCACTAAATAGGAGTCAATGGGCTGGAAGGAGGAGTTCTCCTGCGCTATCAAAGGAAAAGACCTGGCATTGCATCTCCGGCAGGAAGAAGCCCATACCTTCCTAACACAGCAAGAGGAAGATTTTCTTCCAGTCTGACAACAGCCCAACCAATGAGACTGTCCCAACACAGCCAATGAAAGGGCACCATACTTTAAACTCTCAGTTTACtccaatgaactttttttttttttacagccccTCTCAATTCCTCCCCTTCTTCTATAAAAGAGCATTCTTCATCGTTTCCCATTTGTCTATGGTTTTGCCCTAGCTTGCTAGTTCAAAGCTGCGATTCTCTGTTGTTCCAGAATAAACCCTATTTTGCTAAGGTAACtgacaagttttattttaaaggttaacccagtatgtttcctttctttccaaacaTGCCTTTCTTGCATCTGGACACATCCCACTTCCTTTACACAGTTTAGTGACCACACTCTTTTGAGAGTAGATACAAAACTATGGGTAAAAACCCCTAACATACTACTTTTAAACCTGCGCAGTCCATAGCATTAAGTTTACCAAGTCATGGGTCAATTTATGGAAAAGACTGAAAACCCAAACTGAAACCTTCCTATCAATTTCCTAAGACGAACACGTtggggggcgtctgggtggcacagtcagttaggcAGACAACTCtaggtttgggctcaggttatgatctcagggtcatgaaatcaaacCCTACCTTGGGCTCTCCACCTTAGCGCCGAGtgggcttgggattctctctgcctcccctatCTCTCTGTtccttaaggaaataaaatcgggatccctgggtggtgcagtggtttggcgcctgcctttggcccagggcgtgatcctggagacctgggatcgagtcccacgggctcccggtgcatggagcctgcttctccctctgcctgtgtctctgcctctctctctctgtgactatcataaatcaataaaaaataaataaataagcttaaaaaaattttttaaataaaaaaaaaagaaataaaatcttttaaaaagggggggggggagaaaaggtACATCTTTTCTTCGTTGTACCAAACGAAGTGTTTGCTATGCTCCTATTATGTGCTGGACACGGAGGCAGAAGGGGGTGATTTAAGTCCATAAAGAGGCAGTCATCCTCTTTAAGTCATCTTAAAGAGGCATTTAAGAGTTGCCAGGCATTCCTGTTCACTGTACGGCTCACGGCATCCCTACAGACACCCTATCAGTGGCGGACTCATCACTCCTCTTCATACAAATTGGGGCCCGAGGCTCCATCACCTGCCACTGGTCACAGGGCGGCGGCGCCAGTTTTCGAACGCCGGCAGCCGGCACGAGGCCCGCACGAGGCCCGCCCTGGGCGTCCGCCCCTCCGCAGGGCCATCAAGACAAACCCCCCTTCTGGAAAACCGGGAAGGGAATACGAAACCCGGTGCCACATTATTGCACGGCGAAGCCAGGTCTGATGGGATCCTGGAAAACCAGGCCCCCAAGCAAACGAGGAACTCCATCCCCGGCTTTCCGGTCTCCCTACCGGCTCAGGGCGGGAAGGGGCGCCCGCGGCGTTTCTGCCCGCCGTCCCCCAGGTTCTGCGGTTGCAGCAAACCTGCGAGGCCGGAACCACCTACCGACCCAGCCCACGGCAGGGGCAGCCCGGAGGCCCAGAAAACCCGGAGCCGCACACAGTCACGGGCGGAGAGACGGCCGCACGCCTCGCGAGAGGCCGGGTCCGGGTTCCGACGGgcctgcgccccccccccgcccccggcgccgaggcccgcgcgccccgcccggccggggactcccgccgcccgccgcccgccgctcaCCGCTCCCGGCCCCGAACTGCCCGCCGCCGGGCCGTCCGCACTCACCGGCACCTGCAGCGGCCGGTCGCTCGGTGCGACCGTCATGTCGGAGTCCGAGTCGGAAAGCTGCCCATCTTCCATGTCGCCGGCGTCCTGCGCCATCTTCCCGCGGCgtggcgcggcggggcggggcggggcggggcgcggcggggcgcggcgggagAGCACTtccggcggggcggcgggcggggcggcggcagCGGCTGCTCGGGCGCCCCCGCGCGGGGCCGCGGCGCCAGCCTGCGCCCGCCTCGGGGGCCGCGCAGCATCCTTGCGAGCTGCGCGCCGCGTGCACGGCTCCGGGAAAACCAGTCTCCTGTTTCCCCAGCGCTTGGGTGCGTTTTCTCCCGAACTTTGTTTTTTTCCGAGCCGACCGAAAGCGGTGCATGGAGAGCGGGCGTCGGGGATTCCTCCCTCGGCTTCCCATATCCTCAGCGAGATGCTCCGCACGGGCTTTCTTGCCTGGCGTTCTTGCTTCTGCACAATCCACTCTACGCGTAGCTTCTTGCAGAGCCTTTCAGACAGCAGCCGAGGTGGTTGCCCTGCTCGGACCTCCCGGGGACTTCGCGCCGCTCGGTAACTCCTGCCTTCCGAGTTCTCCGCAAGGCGCCTGCAGCCGTCCCCTCGTGTCGAGCTCGGCTGCAGGCCGCCCCGGTGCTCACGCCGTCCCCCAGGCATCCTTGGTCCTTCCAGCTTCAAGGCTTCTGCGGTTGCTTTTCCTCTGCAACCTCCTCTGGACGACCCTCGACACCCCAGTCTTTGCGCAGGTTGTTCCCTTACGTGATTCCGTTTCCATTGAATGCCACCTTCTTGGCGAGGCCTCTTTCGACCCCCCTCACCGAAACCAGATCCTCTACTGTCCGTCCTGAAcgcttatttttcttcatggcatCCATAGTCATatgcatatttgttttatttgtcttctttctccaCTGGAATGTCTGTCTTATTTATTGGTGTTTGTCTCCAGTGTTGAGCTCGCTGACTCATTAAATATAACAGgtgatgaagaaatatttatggattttttttttttttacctaaaggGTATTATTTGTACTTTTTACTATTCtgtaatctgattttttttttttttaaagaagcaatagaggtgcctggctggctcagtcaatagagcatgagACTGGATCTTGGAATTGTGAGTTCCCACCCCACTTTGGGGAGGTAGAgcgtatttatttaaaaaaaatttttttttggaaaaactttaaagagaaaaaatttatcCTGGACACCTTTCTGTACCAAAATAGAAAGATCTagcttcttttttatgactaCCTCGCATTCAGTTGCATAGTCGTACCGTCATTTATTTAGTCTCTGATGGTGTCCACTTAGGCTGTAGCCAATTTTgcagttaacacatatttttttttttacaaacttgctttgttattttctttttttttctttttttttaaatttttatttatttatgatagtcacagagagagagagagagaggcagagacacaggcagagggagaagcaggctccatgcacggagcatgtacggagcctgacgtgggattcgatcccgggtctccaggatcgcgccctgggccaaaggcaggcgccaaaccgctgcgccacccagggatcccgtgctttgttattttcttgtgataagtTTTTAGActgcataaaaatgaatgaatatagatTTTTGAAATGTGAGTGTAAGATCTAAGACCtagtccagggcagcccgggtggctcagcggtttagcgccgccctcagcccagggtgtgatcctggaggcccgggatggagtcccatgtctggctccctgcgtggagcctgcttctccctctgcctgtgtctctgcctctcttcctctctgtgtctctcatgaataaataaataaaatcaaaaaaaaaaataagacctagtCCAGTCCTTTTTTGACAATGAAAAGAGATTACACAGCTCAAGTATTTAAAAGACTCCAGGTCTCCTAACTCTTAGACaactttattgttttatctttcctACATAGACTTACAATCCCCCTAGACTTTATCatgtgtggtgtgaggtaggagtAAAATTTCATggtataattaacattttactaCGTTGGATGCAACCAAATATTACAAAATGCAGAGAACAGCTCCCCATCCGCAAGAATTTCTCCATTGTTTTCCTCTAGAACTTTTAGAGTTTTGTTCTTACTTTTAGGTCCTTGGTCCATTTCGAGTTCATTATTGTAGATAATATGAAGTGAAAGTCAAGTTCATTTTTAGGGGCTTGATTATCCAATAGTCTAGTACCCTTTGTTGAAAATGATGGGGGAACAGAGAagtagctgaggacaaagcacattgacaaatccttgaaacagggagagtgacattcctctacagactcaactgcctcaatgttcatactttgctaagggcaaaaggcaatcttagcctgactcTCAGGAGCCTGTAAGCctactttaacatacaaaaattcctttagaaaatttcttttatctctagagccccaagatatgtgttggcaatcatcccccaagcgcATGGCCCACTGATAGACATCTGAAGGGtttcatgactcaggttttattagaccgTCATAAGTGATCTTTTcacaacaatagctagccccctaaaggtcctggaaaccttgcttccaaaattccttagagggTACActatccccaaacccctcccgGCTCCCAGGTATAATCAGTGacccctcacaggcctggggcagccactcttCCTGCTAATGGAATTATAGGTACAAAACTTCATCAAAAAGACCATACTTTACTCATTGAATTTCTTTTACACCTTTATTGAAAATTGACTATGCATGTAAGAGTCTTTCTGGGTTCCATATTCTGTTCCACTAATGTTTATGTCTATCTTTATACCAATGTGATACTATCCAATTACTTAGGTTTATAATTATTGTACAATTGTATAATAATTGTTAAAATAAGGTAATGTAAATTTGTTCCTTTTCCcaaaaattgttttggctattctagatcctttgcatttccatttaaACTTTAGAACTTCTAGCTAATTCTGGtgtttgattgggattgcattgaatctatcatttatttcagACACTGGGGAGAC
This window contains:
- the PHAX gene encoding phosphorylated adapter RNA export protein isoform X2, whose product is MAQDAGDMEDGQLSDSDSDMTVAPSDRPLQVPKTLGGDSTVRPFQGTATPCVPVSHYRTVKSVDSSEESFSDSDDDSSLWKRKRQKCFNPPPKPEPFQFGQSSQKPLVPGGKKVNNIWGAVLQEQNQDAVATELGILGMEGTIDKSRQSETYNYLLAKKLKRESQEHTKELDKELDEYMHGGKKMGSKEEENGQGHLKRKRPVKDRLGDRLEMNYKGRYEITEDDAQEKVADEISFRLQEPKKDLIARVVRIIGNKKAIELLMETAEVEQNGGLFIMDIFYIENQKEYENKKAARKRRTQVLGKKMKQAIKNLNFQEDDDTSRETFASDTNEALASLDEPQEGHGETKLDPEEAIEVDHSNDLDIF
- the PHAX gene encoding phosphorylated adapter RNA export protein isoform X1; the encoded protein is MAQDAGDMEDGQLSDSDSDMTVAPSDRPLQVPKTLGGDSTVRPFQGTATPCVPVSHYRTVKSVDSSEESFSDSDDDSSLWKRKRQKCFNPPPKPEPFQFGQSSQKPLVPGGKKVNNIWGAVLQEQNQDAVATELGILGMEGTIDKSRQSETYNYLLAKKLKRESQEHTKELDKELDEYMHGGKKMGSKEEENGQGHLKRKRPVKDRLGDRLEMNYKGRYEITEDDAQEKVADEISFRLQEPKKDLIARVVRIIGNKKAIELLMETAEVEQNGGLFIMNGSRRRTPGGVFLNLLKNTPSISEEQIKDIFYIENQKEYENKKAARKRRTQVLGKKMKQAIKNLNFQEDDDTSRETFASDTNEALASLDEPQEGHGETKLDPEEAIEVDHSNDLDIF